AGGATGAACCGGATAATGCGATTAATTATGTAAATCTAGGAGATGTTCTAATTCAAGTGGGGGAGGATGAAAAAGCCCTACCACTTTTCAAAAAAGCAGTTGAAATCGACGAGGATATGGCTACTGCTTACTATAGTATTGGAACGTTGTATTATAAAAACGAAAAATATAAAGAAGCCATGGAATCCTTTGAAAAGGCATTAAAGAAAGGCTTACAAACCGCTGATAACTATTTTATGTTGGGTATGAGTATGATTCACCTGGACCAACCAAAGCTTGCCCTTCCTTATCTGCAAAGGGCCACGGAACTTAATCCAATGGATGTTGACGCGCATTTGCAGTATGGTCTATGTTTAGGTGGTTT
This genomic stretch from Bacillus carboniphilus harbors:
- a CDS encoding tetratricopeptide repeat protein, which gives rise to MSLREQGLTYLQEGKLEAAASSFLQAIEDEPDNAINYVNLGDVLIQVGEDEKALPLFKKAVEIDEDMATAYYSIGTLYYKNEKYKEAMESFEKALKKGLQTADNYFMLGMSMIHLDQPKLALPYLQRATELNPMDVDAHLQYGLCLGGLGLFEAAKTQMGKVLDLKPNEPDAYYNLGVVYYMHENNFTKAKECFEKAIEIKPDHALSAYGIKLIEKQGM